A portion of the Eubacterium maltosivorans genome contains these proteins:
- a CDS encoding potassium-transporting ATPase subunit C: MTENKSVVRPAIVGFLILALITGVIYTFVCTGIGQLLFNHKVNGSIISGTANGQEVSYGSEFLAQPFTTPEYLIGRPWNDGAPTNLNPVGNEQAALVQERIDWWHELDPQNRADIPMELVTVSGSGYDPEITPAGAEYQVARIARERRISEERVREIISANTKDRAFGVLGEPTVNVLKVNLALDGIETE, from the coding sequence ATGACTGAAAATAAATCGGTAGTGCGACCGGCCATCGTTGGGTTTTTGATACTGGCACTTATTACAGGCGTGATCTATACCTTTGTGTGCACAGGTATCGGTCAGCTTCTGTTTAACCATAAGGTAAATGGGAGCATCATCAGCGGGACGGCCAATGGGCAGGAGGTATCGTACGGTTCTGAGTTTTTAGCGCAGCCTTTTACAACCCCTGAATATCTGATTGGCAGGCCCTGGAATGACGGAGCCCCCACGAATTTAAACCCGGTAGGTAACGAGCAGGCGGCGCTGGTCCAGGAAAGAATCGACTGGTGGCATGAGCTGGACCCGCAGAATAGAGCAGATATTCCAATGGAACTTGTTACTGTGAGCGGCAGCGGCTATGACCCCGAAATCACACCGGCCGGGGCTGAGTACCAGGTGGCGCGTATCGCGAGAGAGCGCCGTATCAGTGAGGAAAGGGTAAGAGAAATCATCAGCGCCAATACAAAGGATCGAGCTTTTGGCGTGTTGGGCGAGCCAACGGTTAATGTACTAAAAGTAAATTTAGCACTTGATGGTATTGAAACAGAATAA